The DNA segment CCGCCTGGCAGCACCAGCTGCTGTGGGTGCTGCTCGCGATCGTCGGCCAGGTCGGCAGACGGGACTCCGACCGGTACGTGTGGCCGGTCGCCGTCATCCTGATCATGACGCTGCCGGCGCGGATGATGGTGCCGGACAAGCTGATCCTCCACCCCCTGCGCGCCGACCTCGTCCTCCTGGCCGCCCTCGCCACGGCCGCTGTCGTGCCCTTCCTGTCCCGCACGTCGCAGTACTGGCAGACGCCGATCCCCACCCAGTACGCCACACCGGTGCCGTCCCGCTTCCGGCACATCCCGCTGGTGCCGTTCCTGCGCCGCGTGATCACCCGCCCGAACCTGCTCTTCGAGCTGCTCCTCATCCGGGTCACGTACTACGCCTACGCCCAGATCCGCCTGGCCGCCGCGGGCGGCTCCAACTCGGCCGGACGGGTCACCGCCGAGGAACACGGCGAGGAGATCTACTCGATCGAACGCGCCCTGCACATCGACATCGAGCGCTGGGCCAACCATGCCGTCGTGCAGGTCGACTGGGTCCGGAACTTCTTCGACTTCTACTACGAGTCGTTCCACTTCGGCGTCCCGCTCGCCATCCTCGCCGTCCTGTACTGGCGCCGCCCCGTCGACTACCGCTGGGCCCGCACGGCCATCGGCTTCGCCACCGTCTTCGCCCTGATCGGCTTCTGGCTCTACCCACTCGCGCCCCCGCGCCTGATGCCGGGCCTGGGCTTCATCGACACGGTCCACGGCCCGCAGAACTTCACCAGGCCCGACTACGGCACCCTCACCGAACTGACCAACCAGTACGCGGCGATGCCGTCCCTGCACTTCGGCTGGTCCCTGTGGTGCGGCCTCGTCGTCCTCATCCTCGCCCCCAGGTGGTGGATGAAGGCCCTGGGCCTCCTGCACCCCCTGTTCACGCTCACCGCGATCGTCGTCACCGGCAACCACTGGGTGCTGGACGCGGTGGGCGGGGCGGTCGTGGTGGGCGCCGCTTTCGGGTTGACCCACGTCCTGTCCGGGCGGCGCGCCCACGCCCCGGACGTGGCCGGGAACGCCCCGCGGACGGACGTCGGCGAGGCGCACTCCGGCGGGGCGCGATCACGCGCCTGACATCCGGACTTCGCCCCAGAGGCCACTTTCGAACGTTTTCTAATCATCTGTGTCTCGCACTGCCGTTCGTATGAACTGGTGTGCGGCGGATGGAGATCCACCCGCCGCAACCATGACCATGACCAACGGGAGGACCACGGATGATCCGCAAGCTGGGCGTGTCGCTCGGAGCTCTGGCCCTGTGTGCCGCGGGCGCGGTGGCACTGGCGCCGACCGCGACAGCGGCCGACACGGGGGCCCGGGCCCCGTACTTCGTGCTCTACCAGCACGACAACTACGGCGGTCACTACGCCAACTTCTCCGGCACCGACAAGGAGCTCAACAACAAGTACTGGGGCGGCACCAGCCAGGTCATGAACAACGGCGCCAGCTCCATGCGGAACTTCACCGGTTCCTACGTCGGTGTCTGGGACAAGGGCACCGCCTGCACCGGCGCCTCCTACACGGCCAAGCCGAACAGCGTCGACACCGACTTCAGCAACAACGAGTTCGACAACAAGGCGAGTTGCGTCCGCTTCCTCTGACGCACTCGGGGGCGGCGCCGGCCGGGTCCGGTGCCGCCCTCTCCTTATCTTCCGACAGTGTCTGCCCAGGCGGACTTCGCGGACTTCAGGAGTGGCTGAATGACCATGCACCGGCTGCTGGGGATCGTCGCCGTATCGGCGTCCGTGCTCCTCGCCACGGGGTGCGGAGGCACCCAGCCGCAGGACGCCGGCCCGAAGGCGGTGCTGGAGGCGGCTCCCGGCCCGACCGCGCAGGTGCGCGGGCTCGTCCTCCCCCTCGACCACTATCAGCTGTCCGTGAACGAGATCTACCTGATCGAGAGCGCCAAAGACGTCCTGACCCGGGACTGCATGAAACGGCGGGGATTCGACTGGGAGGTCATCGACGACCGTGACCGGTACCCGGACCTGCGCAACCGCCGTCGCTACGGCCTCATCGAGATGCCGGTGGCCAGGAGCATGGGTTACCGGACCAACGCCCGGCTGATGGGCTCCACCGAGGTCACGGCCCGCAAGGTGGACCGCGAGAGACGGCTGGGACCTGGCGAGTTGAAGGCCGCCTCGGATCCGGTCGACGGCTGCTACAAGCTCGCGGGCGACCGGCTGGCCCGGGACAGCCAGGTGAACGAGGACCTGGTGAACAGGCTGAACGGCAGGAGCCTCGACGCGGCGCTCAAGGCCCCCGACGTCGTCCGGGCGACACGGTCCTGGGCGGCCTGCATGGCGGACGAGGGGCGCCCGTACGACGACTTCTACGCCGCCGCCGAGGACCCCCGCTGGGCACGGTCCGACAAGCCGACGCCCGCCGAGAAGGAGACCGCGCAGGCGGACGTCGCATGCAAGCAGCGGGTCGGCCTGGTGAAACTGCTGAGCGAGACGGAACGCGGCATCCAGGAGCGCGGCATCCGCGAGAACGGGGCGTACTTCGTGCAGCTGATGTCGGCCAAGGAACGCCACCTCGCGGCGGCCCGAGAGGTGCTCGACCGCACTTGACGGGGCGCGGGGCACGGGGTGGTTTCAGCGGTGCGGATCGGGTTCAGCGGCGTGGGGGTGGTTTCGGGGTGCGGGTCGGTTTCAGCACTGCGGATCGGCTCAGCCGCGCGGTACGGATCCGCGGTACGGACCCGCGGTACGGATCCGTTCTGGTGCCGCGGTCTCACGGATGGTCGCGGTCGAGGAACCAGAGGGTCCACAGCACCACCCCCAGCACCAGCCCGATCCGTGTCACCAGCCACCACCTGCTCCGTACGAAACGCCGGAGGGCCACCAGGGCCGGCTGCACGAAGCGTCCCGTGCGGATGCTCGTCATGAGGAACTCCCGCTCCAGCGGCGTCAGATCGGACGCCGGTCCGTCCGGCCCCAGGAACGCGTCCCGCGCGGCCAGCAGCCGGGCGCCCCGGTAGAGCGCGCCCGGATCCCGGTCCAGTTGCTCCCACTCCTTGGCCGCCTCCGTCAACCGGCGCTGCAGACGCAGCCGTTCGCGGTCCGCCTCCACCCAGCCGCGCAGCCGTGGCCAGGCGGTGATCAGCGCCTCGTGGGTGAGGTCCACGCCCGTGCCGTCGACGGTCACCAGCCGCGCCCGGACCAGCGCCTCCAGCACCGCCGCCGACTCCTCGGACCGGACCAGCTCGGCGCGCTCGGCCGGCCGCCGGGTGTCCGGCGCCTCGTCCCCCGGCGTGATCAGCCGCAGCAGCAGCGCGCGGGCGAGCTCGGTCTGCTCGGCCGTGAACCCCGCGAAGACCTCCTCGGCCGTGTGGGCCACCGCGCCCTGCACTCCGCCGATCGCCCCGTACGCCTCCATCGTGAGCGTACGGGCCCGGCGGCGGCGCCACAGTTCGAGCAGGGCGTGGGACATCAGGGGAAGCGCGCCGGGCTCCCGCGCCACGTCGGAGACGATGCGGGCGGTCAGGGCGCGCTCCACGACCAGCCGCCCGGCCGCCGCCGGCTTCACGATCGCCTCCCGCACCTGCTCCGGCGACATGGGGCCGACCAGCAGGCTCGCCGCGTTGAGCGCGTCGACGAGGGCGTGATGGTCGGCGCACCGGCCGTAGAAGTCGGCACGCACCGCGATCACGACGCGCAGCCGGGAGCCGTGGGCCTCAGCACGGGAGTGGAGCAGGCCGTCGATGAACTGCGTGCGCTCGCCCGGGTCCTGACAGAGTGTGAAGACCTCCTCGAACTGGTCGACCACGAGCAGCGTGTCCGTCTCGCCCTCGACCGGTTCGAGCAGTTCGCCGTGGGTGCGCAGCGGGGATGCGCCGGGCGTGCAGATGCGGATGGCGGCCGGCCGCCCGTCCCGCTCGCCGAGGCCGCGCAGCGCGGGGACGAGACCGGCCCGCATCAGCGAGGACTTGCCGCTGCCCGACGCCCCGACGACGGCGACGAACCGGTGCTTGCCGACCAGGCCGACGAGATCCTCGACGAGTTGGTCGCGCCCGAAGAACAGCGCGCCGTCCTCCGTGCCGAACCGGGCGAGACCGCGATATGGCGCCGGCTCGTCCTCGGCGTCCGTCACGGGCTGCGCGGACAGTTCCCCGGCGAGCGCGTGCCAGCGAGGCTCCCACTCCTGCCTGCTGCCGTCACAGGCCTCGACGTAGGCCAGGGCCACCGGCAGCGACGGCAGCCGCTCGCCCGCGGCGGCGCCGGACAGGGTGGGGGCGGAGTATCCCGCGCGACGGGCCATCTCCCGGTAGGTGGGACTGCCCGCCGCCCGGCGTAACTCACGCAGTTCATGGGCGAACCGCTGCACCGGTCCCTCCTGCGGATCCAGCGGTTTCTCGGCACGACCCACGGTGGCTCCCCCTGTGCTCCCCGTCTGCTCTCCGTTCCGCGATCAGTGGCTCACGCTACGCGATGCCCCTTTGATAGGCGGCCCATCAGACGGCTGACCATCAATTTTCCAGCCAGTTGACTCCTGATCAGCGCCCCGAGCCAGACAAGGAGTCGGCCATCACCACCGCGACCCGTGTATCCCCCGTCCGCCCGTCCGCGCCGCTCGGCCCGCCAGCCACCCGGCCCGGCACACCGGCCTGCGTCACCGTCCTCGCCCCGGCCGCCCTGGCCCTCGCCCTCGGCCTGTGGGGCATCCGCCGGCGGGGTTCGCTGTGGCAGGACGAGGCCGTCACGTACGACATGGCCCACCGCACGCTGCCCGACCTGTGGGTGACGCTGGGCGGGGCCGACGCGGTGCACGGCCTCTACTACCTGCTGATGCACGGCGTGTTCCGGCTGTGGGACGGCGGGCTCGTCGCCCTGCGGCTGCCCTCTGTGCTGGCCATGGCGGGCGCGGCGGCGGGGGTCGCGGCGCTGGGCCGGCGGCTGGCGGGACCGCGGGCGGGCCTGGCCGCGGGCCTGGTGTTCGCTCTGCTACCCGTCACCCAGCGCTACGCGCAGGAGGGCCGCGCGTACGCCCTGGTGACGGCGCTCGTCGTCGCCGAGACCTGGCTCCTGGTCAGGGCGAGCACCGCACGGCGCCGCGCCGCGTGGGCCGGATACGCCGTACTGGCCGCCGTGTCCGGCCTGCTGCACGAGTTCGCGCTGCCCGCGCTCGCCGCGCACGGTGTCGCCCTGCTCGCCGCCCGGGCGCCTCGGGCGGTCCTCGCGGCCTGGGCGACGGCCGCCTGTTGCGCGGTGGCGGCGGTCGTTCCCGTGGTGATGCTGAGCATGCGTCAGTCCCGGCAGGTCGCCTGGATCGAGGTGTCCTGGGACACCGACGTGCTGGGCTTCGCGCTGCTCGCGGGCGCCGGCATCGCCTGCGCGGCCGTTCACCGCCGGACGGGGGGCTCCCGCGCACTCGCCGCACTCGCCCTGCCAATGCTCGTCCTGCCCCCGGCCTCGCTCCTGCTGGCGTCGGCGGTCAAGCCCCTCTACGTCGACCGGTACGTGCTGTACGCGCAGGCGGGTCTCGCCCTCCTCGCGGGCGCCGCACTCGACGCGCTGTGGCGGGCCGGGCGTGCGCGCGTGGCCCTGGCGCTCGTGACCGCCGCCGGCGTGCTGGTCGCGCTGGGCCCGGTGGGGACGCATCTGCGCGGCCCGCAGAGCCGGATCGACGACGTCACCGCCGTATCCGACGCCTTACGGGAGACGGCGGTGCCCGGCGACGGTGTGCTCTTCCTGCCCGGCAGCCGCCGCGTCTGGGCGTTCGGCCACGAGCCCGCCTCCTACGGCGCACTCGATCTCGCGCTCGCCGAGTCACGGCAGCGCTCGCACACGCTCTACGGCACCGAGTTGCCGCCCGCGGCCATCCGCGACCGGGTCCTGCTCGCCCCACGGGTCGTCGTGGTGCGCGAACCCGCACGCGAGCGCCACGAGGCGAGCGCGCGGGAGGAGGCGAAGGAAGCGACGCTACGCGACCACTTCACGCGATGCGACCGCACAGCCGTCGGCACCGCGCGGATCGAGGTGTACGAGCGCGGCGACCACTGCTGACCACGCCCCCTGACCACGCCCACCCGACCGCTCGGGCCGCGACCCCGCCCCCGACCCCGGCTCGCGCCCCCGACCCCGGCTCGCGACCCGTGCCCCTCGGCCCCTGACCCGTGCCCCCGGCCCGCGACCCCGGCCCCTGGCCTGCGACCCCCGACCCCCTGCCCGTGACCCCGGCCCCCGACCTGCGACCCCCGACCTGCGACCCCGTCCCCCAGGAGGACACCATCACTCAGCAAGCCGACCGCGAGCTCGCCGACCGCGTCCATGACGGTCTCCCGACCGCCGTCCGGCCGGACCGGGCCGGGGCGAGGGGCCTGCACCTGATCGTTCCGGCCGTGGCCGCGCTGATCCTGGGCCTGTGGGGGATCGACCGGCAGGACAGCATGTGGCGCGACGAGTCCGTCACCTACCAGGTCGCCCACCGCCCGCTCGGTGAACTGTGGGGCCTGTTGGGCCACATCGATGCCGTGCACGGCCTGTACTACCTCCTCATGCACGCCGTCCTCGCCCTGTGGGACGGCGGGCTCGTCGCCCTGCGGCTGCCCTCGGTGCTGGCGACCGCCGGCGCGGCGGCCGGGGTTGGCGCGATCGGCGCCCGGCTGTCCGGACGGCTCGCCGGGACCCTGGCCGGGCTGGTGTTCGCGCTGCTGCCGGTGACGCAGCAGTACGCGCAGGAGGGCCGCTCGTACGCGCTGGTCACCGCTGCCGTCACCTGGGGGACGTACGCCTTCCTGCGCGCCGTCCGCGAGCCCGGCCCCCGCTGGTGGACCGCGTACGGCGTGCTGCTCGCGCTCGCCTGCTGGCTGCACGAGTTCGCTGCCCTGGCGATGGTGGCCCACGCGCTGACACTGTGGCGACTGCGCGTGCCGAGGCGGGTGTGGCGGGGATGGGGCGCGGCGGCGGCCGGCGTGAGTCTCGGCCTGCTGCCCCTGATGGCGGTGAGCGCGGGACAGGCGGACCGGCAGCTCGGCTGGCTGGGTCGGCCCAGTATGAACGCGTGGCTGCAGTTCCTGGTCGTCTCCGTCGTCGCTGTGCTGCTCAGCCGGCTCCTGCTGCGCCGCCGCGGCGCTACCGAACTGACCGCGCTCGCCCTTCCGTTGCCGTTCGCCCCGACCGGTCTGCTCATGGTGGTCTCCCTCGCCAGGCCGTGGTACGTCGAGCGGTACGTCCTGTACGGGATGACGGGACTGGCGTTGCTGACCGGCGCCGCCCTGGCCCACGCCATCCGGCGAAGCCGCCGTCTCGCCGGGCCGGTCCGCGCCCTGACGGCCTGTCTGGCGGCCGGTACGGCGGTCGCGGTGCTGCTGCCGTGGTCGCTGCTGGTGCGCTCGCCCGAGAGCCGCAAGGACGATGTGGTCGCCGTCGCCCGGGCCGTCGAGGACTCGGCCCGCGACGGGGACGCCGTCCTGTTCATGCCCGCCCGACGCCGGGAATGGCTGCTGTCCTATCCGGCCGTGCTCGGCCGCCTGGACGACGTGGCCCTCGCCGAGTCCCCGACGGCCTCGCACACCCTGCAGGGCACCGAACTGCCCGCCGACACCATCCGGCGCCGCGTTCTCGCCGCCGACCGGGTCATCGCGCTGACCGACCCGGCGGGTCAGCCGCTCGACCCCTTTCCGCAGGAGAAGATCAAACGCCAGATATTGAAGACTCAATTCCGGATCTGTGACCGGATCGCGGTCCACGGCGCACAGGTCTTGGTGTACGCCCGCCCCGGCCACTGCACATGACCGCGGCACATAACTTTTGAACGCGCTCGAATGTCTGTTATCTGGCGATTCTGTCCCCGAATTGACCTGGTGGAACGTGCGGGGGCGTGTGAGGATCCGATCGAACGACGACGGGGGTCGTTCCCGACCCCCGTATGCGTGGACCGCGTGTACCTCGTCGATCGCTGACCTGGTCGAGGGTGCGCCGGCAAACGACCCTGGGGGATTGTTGATATCGGTTCGCCTGGCTTCTGACGCACTCATGGACGCGAGATTCGT comes from the Streptomyces sp. NBC_00443 genome and includes:
- a CDS encoding bifunctional glycosyltransferase 87/phosphatase PAP2 family protein, whose product is MANADRGGRPAEALGATAVGTVQARVRVARLGLWLVVAVLALRQVAVVLSTPRGERLTDLETWVGPNGVLHVKGSLYDSTQFTGTPFGGLVLKPLTRAAEQALGWGWTFGTLLLVVALGLVAARALPQPVSRRTSLLAAPVAISLLMLSLPVRNTLYLGQTSIMPVLLVLLGCFAVRGERTSGVLIGVAAALQPTLLLFTPLLWFTGRRRAALSTGVTFAACTALAWAAMPRDSYTYWVHHMAGVGLGGRADDLGNQSLHGALLRLGLTGPLEIALFLLLGAAVAVLALRRAVRYAHDGQLLLAVAVTGCAAIVVSPTAWQHQLLWVLLAIVGQVGRRDSDRYVWPVAVILIMTLPARMMVPDKLILHPLRADLVLLAALATAAVVPFLSRTSQYWQTPIPTQYATPVPSRFRHIPLVPFLRRVITRPNLLFELLLIRVTYYAYAQIRLAAAGGSNSAGRVTAEEHGEEIYSIERALHIDIERWANHAVVQVDWVRNFFDFYYESFHFGVPLAILAVLYWRRPVDYRWARTAIGFATVFALIGFWLYPLAPPRLMPGLGFIDTVHGPQNFTRPDYGTLTELTNQYAAMPSLHFGWSLWCGLVVLILAPRWWMKALGLLHPLFTLTAIVVTGNHWVLDAVGGAVVVGAAFGLTHVLSGRRAHAPDVAGNAPRTDVGEAHSGGARSRA
- a CDS encoding peptidase inhibitor family I36 protein; translated protein: MIRKLGVSLGALALCAAGAVALAPTATAADTGARAPYFVLYQHDNYGGHYANFSGTDKELNNKYWGGTSQVMNNGASSMRNFTGSYVGVWDKGTACTGASYTAKPNSVDTDFSNNEFDNKASCVRFL
- a CDS encoding helix-turn-helix domain-containing protein, with product MGRAEKPLDPQEGPVQRFAHELRELRRAAGSPTYREMARRAGYSAPTLSGAAAGERLPSLPVALAYVEACDGSRQEWEPRWHALAGELSAQPVTDAEDEPAPYRGLARFGTEDGALFFGRDQLVEDLVGLVGKHRFVAVVGASGSGKSSLMRAGLVPALRGLGERDGRPAAIRICTPGASPLRTHGELLEPVEGETDTLLVVDQFEEVFTLCQDPGERTQFIDGLLHSRAEAHGSRLRVVIAVRADFYGRCADHHALVDALNAASLLVGPMSPEQVREAIVKPAAAGRLVVERALTARIVSDVAREPGALPLMSHALLELWRRRRARTLTMEAYGAIGGVQGAVAHTAEEVFAGFTAEQTELARALLLRLITPGDEAPDTRRPAERAELVRSEESAAVLEALVRARLVTVDGTGVDLTHEALITAWPRLRGWVEADRERLRLQRRLTEAAKEWEQLDRDPGALYRGARLLAARDAFLGPDGPASDLTPLEREFLMTSIRTGRFVQPALVALRRFVRSRWWLVTRIGLVLGVVLWTLWFLDRDHP
- a CDS encoding glycosyltransferase family 39 protein, whose protein sequence is MTPDQRPEPDKESAITTATRVSPVRPSAPLGPPATRPGTPACVTVLAPAALALALGLWGIRRRGSLWQDEAVTYDMAHRTLPDLWVTLGGADAVHGLYYLLMHGVFRLWDGGLVALRLPSVLAMAGAAAGVAALGRRLAGPRAGLAAGLVFALLPVTQRYAQEGRAYALVTALVVAETWLLVRASTARRRAAWAGYAVLAAVSGLLHEFALPALAAHGVALLAARAPRAVLAAWATAACCAVAAVVPVVMLSMRQSRQVAWIEVSWDTDVLGFALLAGAGIACAAVHRRTGGSRALAALALPMLVLPPASLLLASAVKPLYVDRYVLYAQAGLALLAGAALDALWRAGRARVALALVTAAGVLVALGPVGTHLRGPQSRIDDVTAVSDALRETAVPGDGVLFLPGSRRVWAFGHEPASYGALDLALAESRQRSHTLYGTELPPAAIRDRVLLAPRVVVVREPARERHEASAREEAKEATLRDHFTRCDRTAVGTARIEVYERGDHC
- a CDS encoding glycosyltransferase family 39 protein, with amino-acid sequence MTPAPDLRPPTCDPVPQEDTITQQADRELADRVHDGLPTAVRPDRAGARGLHLIVPAVAALILGLWGIDRQDSMWRDESVTYQVAHRPLGELWGLLGHIDAVHGLYYLLMHAVLALWDGGLVALRLPSVLATAGAAAGVGAIGARLSGRLAGTLAGLVFALLPVTQQYAQEGRSYALVTAAVTWGTYAFLRAVREPGPRWWTAYGVLLALACWLHEFAALAMVAHALTLWRLRVPRRVWRGWGAAAAGVSLGLLPLMAVSAGQADRQLGWLGRPSMNAWLQFLVVSVVAVLLSRLLLRRRGATELTALALPLPFAPTGLLMVVSLARPWYVERYVLYGMTGLALLTGAALAHAIRRSRRLAGPVRALTACLAAGTAVAVLLPWSLLVRSPESRKDDVVAVARAVEDSARDGDAVLFMPARRREWLLSYPAVLGRLDDVALAESPTASHTLQGTELPADTIRRRVLAADRVIALTDPAGQPLDPFPQEKIKRQILKTQFRICDRIAVHGAQVLVYARPGHCT